One genomic segment of Sorex araneus isolate mSorAra2 chromosome X, mSorAra2.pri, whole genome shotgun sequence includes these proteins:
- the LOC129400022 gene encoding general transcription factor IIE subunit 2-like, whose product MDPSLLRERELFKKRALSTPVIEKRSVTASSSSSSSKKKKAKPDHGGSSGSKQNSDHSNGSFNFKSLSGSSGYKFGVLAKIVNYMKTRHQRGDTHPLTLEEILDETQHLDIGLKQKQWLMSEALVNNPKIEVVNGKYAFKPKYNLKDKKALLRLLDQHDQRGLGGILLEDIEEGLPNSQKAVKALGDQILFVNRPDKKKILFFNDKSCQFSVDEEFQKLWRSVTVDSMDEEKIEEYLKRQGISSMQDSGPKKVAPIQRRKKPASQKKRRFKTHNEHLAGVLKDYSDMAPGK is encoded by the coding sequence ATGGATCCAAGCCTGCTGAGAGAACGGGAGCTATTCAAAAAACGAGCTCTTTCCACTCCTGTCATTGAAAAAAGATCAGTAACTGctagctcatcatcatcatcatcaaagaagaagaaagcaaaaccAGATCATGGAGGTTCATCAGGCTCTAAACAAAATTCTGATCATAGCAACGGATCGTTTAACTTCAAATCTCTATCAGGAAGCTCTGGATATAAGTTTGGTGTTCTTGCTAAGATTGTGAATTACATGAAAACACGGCACCAGAGAGGAGATACACATCCTCTAACTTTGGAAGAAATTTTGGATGAAACACAGCATTTAGATATTGGACTCAAGCAGAAGCAGTGGCTTATGAGTGAGGCTTTAGTCAATAATCCCAAAATTGAAGTAGTAAATGGGAAGTATGCCTTCAAGCCCAAGTACAATTTGAAAGATAAGAAGGCCCTGCTTCGGCTTTTAGATCAGCATGACCAGCGAGGCTTGGGAGGAATTCTTCTAGAAGACATAGAGGAAGGACTGCCCAATTCCCAGAAAGCTGTCAAGGCCTTAGGGGACCAGATACTATTTGTAAATCGACCTGATAAGAAGAAAATCCTTTTCTTCAATGACAAGAGCTGCCAATTTTCTGTAGATGAAGAGTTTCAGAAACTGTGGAGGAGTGTCACTGTGGATTCCATGGATGAGGAGAAAATCGAAGAGTATCTGAAACGTCAGGGTATTTCTTCCATGCAGGACTCTGGACCAAAGAAAGTGGCCCCGATCCAGAGAAGGAAAAAGCCTGCTTCGCAGAAGAAGCGGCGCTTTAAGACACATAACGAGCACTTGGCGGGAGTGCTGAAGGACTACTCGGACATGGCACCCGGGAAGTAG